TAGGTTCCTGCTTTTTTTCTCTCTCTTTTCTCCTCTAAAATGCCTTTTCTGTACTCCTCAATAGTATTATAACTTCTTGGTTTATACATCAACTTAGTAGTATAGTAATGCAAACCAAATTCAATCGCAAAAATCAAAATAGCAAGAGTCAAAAACGTATTGATAACTCTTTTACTTAAACAAATGGTTTTTAAATTAGCAATGTACACAATACACAACGGAAGAAGACCTGCAAGTATTGCAACCCAGATAAATCTTCTTGAATCGTATATTCTTCTTTCTTTTAAGTTTTCCAATGATGGCTCAAAAAGAAGGTTGTTGTCTTCCATTCCTTAACTCCCTTACAATATCATGCTTCTTAGTTCAAAACTAATAATAAAAAAGCTTAACAAGCTCAAGAAACTTATCTCTTAAACAAAAACTTTTTCCTCAGGCTGGTTAAAAATTAATAGTTTTGAAAGTAACTTATAATTGATATTTTGTGTCAATTGCTAATCATTCTCAATTATACGATATCAGATTTTTATTCCACGGTCAAGGAATTATTTGATTTTTTCTTTATAAAATGGTTTGAAAGTTGAATTAAACTGTAGTATATTAGATTAAAACTATGAAATTTTTATTAAGATGATGCAAAACGCTACATAAGATATTTTCCATAGAAGACTTAAATCCTCACTCTTTTGCTTTGATAGGAAATGAGTGGATGCTTATCACAGCAGGCAATATCAATTACTTTAACACAATGACTGCAATCTGGGGAAGCTTAGGCTACATGTGGGCAAGACCCGTTGCTTCTTGCGTCATAAGACTGCAAAGGTGGACTTACAAATTTGTTGAGGAAAATCAATTTTTTACACTTTCGTTCTTTCCGCCAGAATATAAATCCGCACTTGAGATTTGTGGCAAATATTCTGGCAGGGATTTAAATAAGGTTGAGATGGCATATCTAACCCCCAGAGGAGATTAAAACCATGACAGAAAAAAGAATAAAGCAGCTCAGAATTAGCTTCGAGTTTCTTAGCATATATCGCGGACTTTTGAAAGATCCTGTTTTGAAAAGGCTCTATAAATTAATTGAATATATTGACAATGGAATTAGAGATTTGTTCCATGTTATTGGTCTTTATAACGATTTTTATTATGCGCTAATGGAAGCTACTCAAGGGTGCGGACTAAAAGAGTATTTGATAGAAAAGATTTTATTTAGTGAAAATCTATTTGCAAAAAAAGCGACATGTGGAGTTGAAAACCTCTCAAGTACGTTAAAGAAGACTGTTTCAAATGATTTAGATCCATTAGAAGTTATATCAACTTTTACACCAGATGATATCATAAATCTTTTCAAAGCTGACAAAAAATTTATACCTTATCCTTTTGGCAAGATCTACGAGCTTGGCAGCTGGGATACAGAAATACCAGACTATTTAACTGAGTTAAAATCAATTATAGAAAAGTTTTTATCAACTTCTCCTTGGAGCCTTTTGATAGATGACCTTGCTTATTTCCACAGCAAGAACGGCTTTGGAATTTTTGCTAAGTACAAAGGATTTATATGGGATGGGAAAAATTTAAAATGCATTGAATCTCTTGATCCTATAAGATTGAGTGATTTGGTTTACTATGAAAGACAGAAAAAGATTGTGGTAGAAAATACTATTGCTTTTTTAAGAGGGTATAAAGTAAACAACATTTTACTTTATGGTAGCAGAGGTACAGGAAAATCCTCGACTATAAAAGCTCTGTTGAATGAATACCACTATCTGGGGCTAAGAATAATTGAGGTTTACAAGGACAGTTTGCATACCCTGATTGATTTAATACCACTGATAAAAGATGTTCCATTAAAATTCATAATTTTTATTGATGACTTGACATTTGAAGATGCCGAAAACAATTACAGCAGGTTAAAATCAGTTTTAGAAGGCAGCCTTGAAGCATTGCCAAATAACGTTGTGTTCTATGCAACATCAAACCGAAGACATTTAGTAAAAGAAAGATTTAGTGATAGAACTTCAAGCAATAGCGATGACGTTCACTGGGAAGATACTTTGCAAGAAAAGCTCTCTTTAGCAGACAGGTTTGGAATAATAGTAACCTATCCTTCTCTTTCTCAGAAAGAATATCTTGAAATTGTAGATGTCTTAGCCCCAGAAAAGAGGAATAGAAATAACAGAAGAACTCCATAAAAAAGCATTGCAATGGGAGATGAGCTACAACGGCAGATCTCCAAGAACAGCAAAGCAATTTGTTGATTGGTTAGAGATGAATCTCAATAATGAAGGTTTGCAAATATTTTAGCAATTTATAATTAAAAGAATTTCGAAATAAAAAATTTTAAAGTTTATTCACGTTGGCTCTTTCTATAAATTCATCTAAGGAGAGAATCTCAACTAATTCACCGTCTTTAATATATTCTATGTGCTTCTGCTTTAAATAAAATTCCTTAGCTTTCCTCGAATATCCTTTACCACCAATGACAATATAAGCTTCTTTTAAATTATTTTCTTTTAAAATTTTTATTAACGTCATAATTTCATACACAATTTTTTGTTCAGTTGTTCCTGTTTTTTGTTGCCATTTGGCACTTATTATTACATTGTTATTTAAAACAAAATCAGCTTTGTATTTATTACCAAATAAATTTGTTCCAATAAATACTTGTTTTGAAAAACGTCCAGGATAATTTTCAGATAAAACTTTCTCTATTACATTTTCATGAACTCTACCTGTTCGAGTTCCTCTTCCTCCTGGTGACAAATTCAACACCTTCTTTTTTAATAGTTTGTAATAATCAATTCTGAATGTCCCCTTCTTTTTTCTGCACTTGAGTTAATACTCCTTCTTGACTCAATTGTTTCAATATTATAATCCTTATAAAGATTTCTGATAAATTCTGAATCTGAATTGCTCACCATTACATAACAGCCTTTTTGAGTAAGGATGTCACAGACATTTTTCAATCTTATCTGGTCCTCCTCGGTAAAACCAGCAACAGTATAATCAGTAAAATAAGCTGTTTTAGAGATGGGCATATATGGAGGATCAAAATAAACAAAATCAAAACTATCAGCATTCTTTACTGCTTCTTCGAAATCCATATGTAAAATCTCTATATTTTGCAACATCTCTGAAAAAGCAAATATCTCTTCTCTACTGGGTAGCTTAGGATTTTTATAGCTACCAAAAGGGACATTGAACTCTCCCTTATTATTTACCCTATAAAGCCCATTGTAACAATGTCTATTTAAATAAAGTAACAGTGCTGCTTTGATTATATTTTCTTCCTTGATTGAATTAATATCTATTCCTTGAATAGAGTTATAATAATCTCTTGCTCTGTAGTAATCCTCACTATTATTTTTAAATTCCATATTTTTAATATGATAAATTATCTCTTCGGGGCAAGTTTTTATTACAATGTATAAATTAATAAGGTCAAAATTTATATCAGATACAACCGCTTTTTTTAACATTCCTCTGTTATAAAGCTCAATTAAAAGCGCACCACCACCTAAAAAGGGCTCAAAATATACTGAAAACTCTTTTGGCTTTTTCTTCATCAATTTGTCTATTATCTGCCTCTTTCCCCCTGCCCATTTTACAATTGGCAAAACCTTTTGTGGTAGAAAAGTTAGTTGCGTTCTCATTGAAAATCAAGCTCCACTAAATTAAATTAGTTTTGATTTGATTATACCATACATTTGTTTGGTGTGCAAGGATTTAGGATTAAGTGAATTTAAAATTTTGCACCACTTTGGTTTATTAACTCTAATATTTGCATTTAAACTACTGTTATTATCATAAAGTGAATAAACTGGCATCATATTTTTTTATTCAAACTCATTATTATACCTTTTTCAAGGTATGATCTCGAAAAGGCATAAATAACAAAAATCGGTATAAGACTGATAGCACATGCTGCCATCATACAAGTTTTAATTTCTGGATTAATAATATAACCTAGTTTAAAAGAGCAAACACCACTAATAGAACTATTATACATGAAAATAACCTTATAAAGAAAATACTGAATATTCGTGAAAATGAATTCCTCACTTAACATCATTGGAAGCCACCAATCATTCCAGTAAGATATAAATGAAAAAAAGAATATTATACCAAGAACTGGTTTTACAAGTGGCAAGACAAATTTATAGAATATGGTAAATTCCCCAGCTCCGTCTATCTTGGCCTCTTCTATCAAAGATTGGGGTAAACACATTTTGGCGTAAGAAACAAATATAAAAACGTAATTCATGTTCATTACATATGGAAGGATTAATGCAAATATAGTATTTTTTAAATGGAGAACTTTAATACAAACAATATACCAAGGCACAATACCAGCATTTACTATCAGCGATGTAATACCAAACATAACAAACAACTTTCTATATTTAAAATTTTTTCTAAACACAACATAGCCATACATAGAAACAACAAATAAACTCAAAAAAGAACCACATAATGCAATAGCTAAAGTTACATAAATTGATCTAAAAAAGAGTTCATAAGAGATTAGACCATGGCTAAAAAGATAATTGTAGGCATCCAAACTAAAATTAGTTGGCAAAAGACGGTATCCCTCTTTTGTTATTTGTTTAGGAACACAAAACGAATTAATTATCACTACTAATATAGGGAATAAAATTGCAATGCTTATGATAATAAAAATAATATGTAATGCAATATCTAGAAAAATATCTTTTTTAACTAATTTCCCCTTTGCCACAATAGAATCCTCCTTTGACATTCTCTAAATTTTATTAATAGCGCAAAGAAATTGGGAAAGACAAAATTGTAAACTATTAAGTATTCTGAAACTCATTTATTTATTAATATAATTTATACCTCTTATTTTGATTTCCTAAACCATAATTTAATCCCATAAATTTAATTTTTTATAATCAATTAACTTTATCTTTTTCTATGTATTTAGCTGTCCTTTGATATTATAGTCCTTTTTTATCTGCATTATTAATTTTAGACTAACAAAATTGGCAATTATACGAGCAGTTATGCCCCATATTGTTCCATACGCAGTTTTATAGGCATACACGTTATATTTTAAATTTCCCCAAGGTCTTTTATACCTTTCAGATATTCCCAAGTCTTCAATAGGCAAAAGTATTTCTTCTCTTTGTGTTGCCTCATTAAATTTGGTTGGATGAATTTTTATTTCAACATGGAACTTTTGAGGCAAATTTACTATAAAAAATTGAAGGGGCAATGCAAAAATACTTTCAACCTCATAAGCATTAAATTGGATTTCTTCAATTTTCTTGTTAATAACTCCTACTATCGAGTCAACAACTGTCCCCATAGGTGCAATGATGGTTGGAAGCTTTCCCAATATTTCCACTTCACTCGGTGAAATATTCAATTCTTCTTTTAATTCTCTAAAGACGATATCGTAAATTGTGTCTTCATCTTTATCTTTGTCAACTCGTCCACCTGGCAAACAAATTTCACCACCTTGACTTATTGATTTGGACCTTATTTCAAAAAGTATTTGTAAATTATTCTCTTCTTTTAGAAGAAGCAAAATGGTTACTGCTCGTGAAAATTTTCAGCCAAATCAAGAGCAATTCCATTCGTTTTTAAACAATTTTTTATATTTCTTATAGTTAACATATAATTTTTTGCCTCCTTTTTGCAAACATAATTACTTTTGAAAACAAATCACAAAAATTAACCTGCAGATAATATTATTTCAAATTTTAACATAAACAGCTCTCTTTCCACCCCCTAAAAGTTAAAATATACTTGCTTAATCCTTTAAAATCTGAATGTTTTCACACCTTATGAATCCACTTGAATAAATTCCACCTATGCTTAATTCTATGTATTCTTCATTTTCTTCAAAATCCAATTGAAAAATCTGATCAAACTCCTTCTCTTCGATTACTATTCTATCATAAGAAAGCTCAAATTTATGGACAT
This Caldicellulosiruptor changbaiensis DNA region includes the following protein-coding sequences:
- a CDS encoding ATP-binding protein, translated to MTEKRIKQLRISFEFLSIYRGLLKDPVLKRLYKLIEYIDNGIRDLFHVIGLYNDFYYALMEATQGCGLKEYLIEKILFSENLFAKKATCGVENLSSTLKKTVSNDLDPLEVISTFTPDDIINLFKADKKFIPYPFGKIYELGSWDTEIPDYLTELKSIIEKFLSTSPWSLLIDDLAYFHSKNGFGIFAKYKGFIWDGKNLKCIESLDPIRLSDLVYYERQKKIVVENTIAFLRGYKVNNILLYGSRGTGKSSTIKALLNEYHYLGLRIIEVYKDSLHTLIDLIPLIKDVPLKFIIFIDDLTFEDAENNYSRLKSVLEGSLEALPNNVVFYATSNRRHLVKERFSDRTSSNSDDVHWEDTLQEKLSLADRFGIIVTYPSLSQKEYLEIVDVLAPEKRNRNNRRTP
- a CDS encoding PD-(D/E)XK nuclease superfamily protein, with amino-acid sequence MSPGGRGTRTGRVHENVIEKVLSENYPGRFSKQVFIGTNLFGNKYKADFVLNNNVIISAKWQQKTGTTEQKIVYEIMTLIKILKENNLKEAYIVIGGKGYSRKAKEFYLKQKHIEYIKDGELVEILSLDEFIERANVNKL
- a CDS encoding DNA adenine methylase; translated protein: MRTQLTFLPQKVLPIVKWAGGKRQIIDKLMKKKPKEFSVYFEPFLGGGALLIELYNRGMLKKAVVSDINFDLINLYIVIKTCPEEIIYHIKNMEFKNNSEDYYRARDYYNSIQGIDINSIKEENIIKAALLLYLNRHCYNGLYRVNNKGEFNVPFGSYKNPKLPSREEIFAFSEMLQNIEILHMDFEEAVKNADSFDFVYFDPPYMPISKTAYFTDYTVAGFTEEDQIRLKNVCDILTQKGCYVMVSNSDSEFIRNLYKDYNIETIESRRSINSSAEKRRGHSELIITNY
- a CDS encoding carbohydrate ABC transporter permease yields the protein MAKGKLVKKDIFLDIALHIIFIIISIAILFPILVVIINSFCVPKQITKEGYRLLPTNFSLDAYNYLFSHGLISYELFFRSIYVTLAIALCGSFLSLFVVSMYGYVVFRKNFKYRKLFVMFGITSLIVNAGIVPWYIVCIKVLHLKNTIFALILPYVMNMNYVFIFVSYAKMCLPQSLIEEAKIDGAGEFTIFYKFVLPLVKPVLGIIFFFSFISYWNDWWLPMMLSEEFIFTNIQYFLYKVIFMYNSSISGVCSFKLGYIINPEIKTCMMAACAISLIPIFVIYAFSRSYLEKGIIMSLNKKI